In a genomic window of Meriones unguiculatus strain TT.TT164.6M chromosome 8, Bangor_MerUng_6.1, whole genome shotgun sequence:
- the Fam78a gene encoding protein FAM78A has protein sequence MPCYFWDCWPSLEIRAVLCAMGCIQSIGGKARVFREGITVIDVKASIDPIPTSIDESSSVVLRYRTPHFRASAQVVMPPIPKKETWIVGWIQACSHMEFYNQYGEQGMSSWELPDLQEGKIEAISDSDGVNYPWYGNTTETCTIVGPTKRDSKFIISMNDNFYPSVTWAVPVSESNVAKLTNIYRDQSFTTWLVATNTSTNDMIILQTLHWRMQLSIEVNPNRPLGQRARLREPIAQDQPKILSKNEPIPPSALVKPNANDAQVLMWRPKYGQPLVVIPPKHR, from the exons ATGCCCTGTTATTTTTGGGACTGCTGGCCTTCCCTGGAGATTAGAGCGGTCCTGTGTGCCATGGGCTGTATTCAGAGCATCGGAGGCAAAGCCAGAGTCTTCCGGGAAGGGATTACCGTGATTGATGTGAAAGCCTCCATCGACCCCATCCCCACCAGCATCGACGAGTCCTCCAGCGTGGTACTCCGCTACCGGACACCCCACTTCCGGGCCTCAGCCCAGGTGGTCATGCCGCCCATCCCCAAGAAGGAGACCTGGATCGTTGGCTGGATTCAGGCGTGCAGCCACATGGAGTTTTACAACCAGTATGGGGAGCAGGGCAT GTCTAGCTGGGAGCTCCCCGATCTTCAGGAGGGAAAAATTGAGGCCATCAGTGACTCGGATGGGGTGAACTACCCCTGGTACGGCAACACGACGGAGACCTGCACGATTGTGGGGCCCACCAAGAGAGACTCCAAGTTCATCATTAGCATGAACGATAACTTTTACCCCAGCGTCACGTGGGCCGTGCCCGTCAGCGAGAGCAACGTGGCCAAACTGACCAACATCTACCGGGACCAGAGCTTCACCACGTGGCTGGTGGCCACCAACACCTCGACCAACGACATGATCATCCTGCAGACCCTGCACTGGCGTATGCAGCTCAGCATCGAGGTGAACCCCAACCGACCCCTGGGCCAGCGCGCCAGGCTTCGGGAGCCCATTGCCCAGGACCAGCCGAAAATCCTAAGCAAGAACGAGCCCATCCCGCCCAGCGCCCTGGTCAAGCCCAATGCCAACGatgctcaggtcctcatgtggCGGCCCAAGTACGGGCAACCGCTGGTGGTGATCCCGCCCAAGCACCGGTAA